In one window of Chitinophagales bacterium DNA:
- a CDS encoding ABC transporter ATP-binding protein, with translation MSEFKDNILLDVQAVQKQLDSMSLQSISFQLNAGQRLAIIGESGSGKSSLLKMIGGLASADSGQVLFQGKRVKGPEEVLLPGHPGIAYLSQHFELRNNYRMEELLEYGNKLNPAMMQELIELCQIGHLLKRKNDTLSGGERQRIALAKLLLTKPSLLLLDEPFSNLDMPHRQTIRDIVNGISNQLQITCIMVSHDPLDVLPWANKVMVLEAGKLIQSGSAQQVYQYPVNAYAAGLLGEFITLNDALRSLFQVDQQYAFIRPEQVQSAATGIPAMVMDAQYCGSFTAYTLDTSAGQILMHSPHHGFEKGSTVNIRIQSA, from the coding sequence ATGTCTGAGTTCAAGGATAACATTTTATTGGATGTGCAGGCTGTTCAAAAACAGTTAGACAGTATGTCATTGCAATCCATCTCCTTTCAGCTGAACGCCGGGCAAAGACTGGCCATTATAGGGGAATCAGGCTCCGGCAAGAGTAGTTTGCTCAAGATGATTGGCGGTTTAGCAAGCGCAGATAGCGGACAAGTCTTGTTTCAGGGCAAACGCGTAAAAGGACCGGAAGAGGTTTTATTGCCAGGCCATCCCGGCATTGCGTATCTCTCTCAGCATTTTGAACTGCGCAATAATTACCGCATGGAAGAATTGCTGGAATATGGCAACAAACTCAATCCGGCAATGATGCAGGAACTGATTGAACTCTGCCAGATCGGGCATTTACTCAAACGCAAGAACGATACGCTCTCCGGTGGAGAAAGACAACGTATTGCTTTAGCAAAGCTTTTGCTCACCAAGCCAAGTTTGCTCTTGTTGGATGAACCTTTTTCTAATTTGGATATGCCGCACCGACAGACGATTCGCGATATTGTCAACGGCATTAGCAATCAATTGCAGATAACTTGTATCATGGTATCACATGATCCGCTGGATGTATTACCCTGGGCCAATAAAGTGATGGTGCTTGAAGCGGGTAAGTTGATTCAATCAGGCAGTGCCCAACAAGTGTATCAGTATCCGGTGAATGCATATGCAGCCGGCTTGCTGGGTGAATTTATTACACTCAATGATGCCCTTCGTTCGCTCTTTCAAGTAGATCAGCAATACGCCTTCATCAGACCTGAGCAGGTGCAATCAGCAGCAACAGGCATACCTGCAATGGTGATGGATGCACAATATTGTGGCAGCTTTACGGCTTATACCTTGGATACTTCAGCCGGACAAATTCTGATGCACAGTCCCCATCATGGTTTTGAAAAAGGCAGCACCGTGAATATCCGTATTCAATCTGCGTAA
- a CDS encoding SET domain-containing protein-lysine N-methyltransferase — protein MPLKVCVLQPDYATSGVDYQYYDPPRNLSHLLPDATVDHVLLNKLTTYKQLKALQHKGYDVFVNLCEGYLEWEVPSIDVIYTLELLNLPFTGPTTKLYDPPKPLMKYVAYCAGVATPNYVLVHTLADIDAIAHLQYPLFVKPAKAGDSLGVDEASLVQNKAALQQKVRNLLEEYDELLVEEYIDGREFTVLVAANPDGKTCRVFKPVEYVFPEGRAFKTYALKTSELHPDCNHPCSDPVTEAALREAAAAIFKGFSGVGYARLDFRQKPDGSLYFLEINFTCSVFYTDGYEGSADFILQFDGIGQQGFLQHIIAEGMARHQRKQPLYEMKGNAIAGYGIYAARPISKGEVVFKGEGRAQRIITKPYVDKNWTDAEKQVFAHYAYPVSGQVYILWDDDPTQWAPQNHSCDPNTAYQGLDLVAIKAIAAGEEITADYAALLNDTAETFHCKCGAANCRGVVAGSNGNSVQARIEGSVTH, from the coding sequence ATGCCCCTGAAAGTCTGCGTACTACAGCCCGATTATGCTACCAGCGGTGTGGATTATCAATATTATGATCCACCAAGAAACTTGTCGCATCTACTACCTGATGCAACAGTAGATCATGTGCTCTTGAATAAACTCACCACGTACAAGCAATTAAAAGCTTTACAGCACAAGGGTTATGATGTGTTTGTGAATTTATGTGAAGGCTATCTGGAATGGGAAGTGCCATCCATCGATGTCATTTATACACTGGAATTATTGAACCTGCCTTTTACAGGTCCAACCACCAAATTATATGATCCGCCTAAACCACTGATGAAGTATGTGGCTTATTGTGCGGGTGTGGCTACGCCGAATTATGTATTGGTGCATACGCTTGCGGATATTGATGCCATTGCACATTTGCAATATCCACTCTTTGTAAAGCCTGCGAAAGCAGGCGATAGTCTGGGTGTGGATGAGGCTTCGCTGGTACAAAACAAAGCAGCATTACAACAGAAGGTGCGCAATTTGCTGGAGGAGTATGATGAACTCTTGGTAGAAGAATATATTGATGGCAGAGAGTTTACGGTATTGGTGGCAGCGAATCCTGATGGTAAAACTTGCAGGGTGTTTAAACCGGTGGAATATGTGTTTCCGGAAGGACGTGCTTTCAAAACCTATGCATTAAAAACTTCTGAGCTGCATCCGGATTGTAATCATCCTTGCAGTGATCCGGTAACGGAAGCAGCGTTGCGCGAAGCAGCTGCAGCCATCTTTAAAGGGTTCAGCGGTGTAGGTTATGCTCGTTTGGATTTCAGACAAAAGCCGGATGGTAGTTTGTATTTTTTAGAAATCAATTTTACTTGTTCTGTTTTTTATACAGATGGCTACGAAGGCTCGGCAGATTTTATTCTGCAGTTTGATGGGATTGGTCAGCAGGGCTTTTTGCAACACATTATTGCTGAAGGGATGGCGCGTCATCAACGCAAACAGCCTTTGTATGAAATGAAAGGCAATGCTATTGCCGGCTATGGTATTTATGCCGCAAGACCCATCAGTAAGGGAGAAGTAGTTTTCAAAGGAGAGGGTCGCGCGCAAAGAATCATTACCAAACCTTACGTAGATAAAAACTGGACAGATGCCGAGAAGCAAGTCTTTGCACATTATGCTTATCCGGTAAGCGGCCAGGTTTATATTCTCTGGGATGATGATCCTACGCAGTGGGCACCACAAAACCATAGCTGTGATCCGAATACGGCTTATCAAGGATTAGACCTTGTTGCGATTAAAGCGATAGCTGCAGGCGAAGAAATTACTGCTGATTATGCAGCATTGTTGAATGATACTGCAGAAACTTTTCATTGCAAATGTGGAGCAGCGAATTGCAGGGGCGTTGTTGCAGGCAGTAACGGTAATTCAGTACAGGCAAGAATTGAGGGCTCAGTTACGCATTGA
- a CDS encoding PAS domain S-box protein has product MYIGFNSEQFNRLFPFHILIGESLTIAAAGQSLTKIYAQVIQQPFFTQFVVKRPELATQSFEALKAEVNKLIVLETIGETPIALRGQIEFLPETNQLLFVGSPWFESMEQIKSNSLSIHDFAYHDPLIDLLHVLKTQEIVNEEVKQLLHTIQQQRNDLKRLSLVAEETVNAVIIADKDGKIDWVNKGFTKITGYTLSEVKGKKPGHFLQGKETNKETAVFLSDQIRKRLPFVCEILNYHKLGKPYWVRINGQPLFDKQNNLTGYFAVEEDITEEKEADTRLKDSELRWKFALEGAGDGIWEFDFTARKPFYSDQYKRMLGYSPEEFTDEEYSWKKLIHPDDVLMINEMDQEYASGERMMHNRSYRMRKKDGSYIWILDRGMVIEKDAEGRPQKMIGIHTDITAQKEIETELSRTSKRLTTLIGNMNSAIMVEDDQRRIVLSNQHFCDMFNIPAPPDMLIGADCSQSAEQSKSFFADPDAFVVGVEEILKQQQPILNEVLQMADGRVLERDYIPIFIDEKYHGHLWNYRDVTTAFSYRQRLQEQQKFYEQIMDNIPADIAVFDAAHTYLYLNPIAIKDPELRKWMIGKKDEDYCKLRNKPMSIAVARREKFHAVVNSKTLHSWEETLVNADGSTQHHLRNMFPVLNEQGDVILVIGYGLDITQRKQIEEQVAISEKRFKDLFRFSQALICTHDLQGRLLSVNPAICQTLGYDEHELIGKNLIDFMPDADMDELRTGYLQEIAMEGSAKGVFTVQHKKGRQLNLLFQNYMMVEESSNPYIIGFAQDITDRVNAERELLLAKDLTEKAAEAKQIFLANMSHEIRTPMNGIIGVAAMLGKTKLSEQQKNYLHLITESARNLLVIVNDVLEIEKITAGKLELEQVPFDVLDKVNVAVQSFQFKAEEKGLQLALIVPDKQSFTVSGDPYRLGQILNNLLSNALKFTQQGRITVTLQPIRETAEKILLQFDVEDTGIGIPEEKIQTIFDPFVQASTDISRKYGGTGLGLGICKNLVELQGGQLSVNSVVNKGTKFSFYIPYIKVNSELVATTTETIQETNLLKGKKVLLAEDVELNRMIARHMLEYWGMDVVVAVNGKEAVDLVSKQEFDLILMDILMPDMDGLEATDLIRNMDDAEKARIPIIALTANAFKKDQEKYLKAGVNAAVTKPYTEEELYSAIQKIFSTNKKKKEGKAKANTKAAKENINLFDLSMFNGIAGPGTEFRTKMVLLFLKTMPEDMQLLKQALEKRDADTVYRTAHRMKPTIDTMGIQPLKEVIRRIEILGREKNLSEEIATMIMETEKVLEKVYKQLREQFNA; this is encoded by the coding sequence ATGTATATTGGCTTTAACAGCGAACAGTTTAATCGACTCTTCCCCTTTCACATATTGATTGGAGAGTCATTAACTATTGCTGCTGCTGGACAAAGCCTAACCAAAATATACGCACAGGTAATACAACAACCCTTTTTCACACAGTTTGTAGTAAAGCGCCCAGAACTAGCAACACAAAGTTTCGAAGCGCTAAAAGCTGAAGTGAATAAACTAATTGTTCTTGAAACGATTGGAGAAACCCCAATCGCGCTACGCGGGCAAATTGAATTTTTACCAGAAACCAATCAATTATTGTTTGTAGGCTCGCCTTGGTTTGAGTCGATGGAACAGATAAAAAGCAACTCACTCAGTATCCACGATTTTGCCTATCATGATCCTTTGATTGATTTGCTGCATGTACTAAAGACTCAGGAAATTGTAAATGAAGAGGTTAAGCAACTACTACACACCATTCAGCAACAAAGAAATGATCTGAAGCGACTTTCCTTGGTTGCAGAAGAAACAGTAAATGCAGTAATCATCGCTGACAAGGATGGCAAAATAGATTGGGTAAACAAGGGCTTTACTAAAATTACCGGCTACACCTTATCAGAAGTTAAAGGCAAAAAGCCAGGTCATTTTTTACAAGGCAAAGAAACCAATAAGGAAACAGCTGTTTTTCTTTCTGATCAAATACGCAAACGCTTACCCTTTGTATGCGAAATACTCAATTACCACAAATTAGGTAAGCCCTATTGGGTAAGAATTAACGGACAGCCCTTATTCGATAAGCAAAACAACCTTACCGGATATTTTGCAGTAGAAGAAGATATTACTGAAGAAAAAGAAGCTGACACCAGACTAAAAGATAGTGAGCTGCGCTGGAAGTTTGCATTAGAGGGTGCAGGTGATGGTATCTGGGAATTTGACTTCACTGCTCGAAAACCATTTTATTCAGATCAGTACAAGCGGATGCTTGGCTATAGTCCTGAAGAGTTTACTGATGAGGAATACTCTTGGAAAAAACTGATCCATCCGGATGATGTTTTGATGATCAATGAAATGGATCAGGAGTATGCATCTGGTGAAAGAATGATGCATAACCGCAGTTACCGGATGCGCAAAAAAGACGGCAGCTATATCTGGATTTTAGACAGGGGCATGGTGATTGAGAAAGATGCAGAAGGCCGACCCCAAAAAATGATCGGTATCCATACCGATATCACAGCGCAGAAAGAAATTGAAACTGAACTATCCAGAACCAGTAAAAGATTAACGACCCTGATTGGTAATATGAACAGTGCCATCATGGTAGAAGACGATCAAAGAAGAATCGTTCTCTCTAATCAGCATTTCTGCGATATGTTCAACATTCCTGCACCACCTGATATGCTAATAGGTGCAGATTGTTCACAGTCTGCCGAGCAGAGCAAATCTTTCTTTGCAGATCCGGATGCCTTTGTTGTTGGTGTTGAGGAGATTTTAAAACAACAGCAACCCATACTGAATGAAGTTCTTCAAATGGCAGACGGCAGGGTATTGGAAAGGGATTACATACCCATTTTTATAGATGAAAAATACCATGGCCATCTCTGGAACTACCGGGATGTAACCACGGCATTCAGCTATCGCCAAAGACTTCAGGAACAGCAAAAGTTCTATGAGCAGATTATGGATAATATCCCTGCGGATATTGCTGTTTTTGATGCAGCGCATACATATCTCTACCTGAACCCAATTGCAATTAAAGATCCGGAATTGCGTAAATGGATGATTGGTAAGAAAGATGAAGACTATTGCAAGCTGAGGAATAAACCAATGTCGATTGCTGTTGCGAGGAGAGAAAAGTTTCATGCAGTTGTTAATTCAAAGACACTGCACTCCTGGGAAGAAACTTTGGTAAACGCTGACGGAAGTACGCAACACCACCTAAGGAATATGTTTCCTGTACTCAACGAACAGGGCGATGTTATTCTGGTGATTGGTTATGGCTTAGACATTACCCAGCGTAAGCAAATTGAAGAACAGGTTGCCATCAGTGAAAAACGTTTCAAAGATTTATTCAGATTTAGTCAGGCACTCATCTGCACGCACGATTTGCAAGGCAGATTGCTTTCTGTTAACCCGGCTATTTGTCAGACGCTTGGCTATGATGAGCATGAATTGATCGGTAAAAACCTGATTGATTTTATGCCGGATGCCGATATGGATGAGTTGAGAACAGGCTATCTGCAGGAAATTGCCATGGAAGGCAGTGCGAAAGGCGTATTTACAGTACAGCATAAAAAAGGAAGACAACTCAACCTGCTTTTCCAGAATTATATGATGGTGGAGGAAAGCAGCAATCCTTATATCATCGGCTTTGCTCAGGATATTACAGACAGGGTAAATGCTGAAAGAGAGTTGCTACTCGCTAAAGACCTCACTGAAAAAGCAGCTGAAGCCAAACAGATTTTCCTGGCCAATATGAGCCATGAAATACGCACACCCATGAATGGTATTATAGGTGTGGCAGCCATGCTTGGAAAAACAAAACTCAGCGAACAACAAAAGAATTATCTCCACCTGATTACCGAATCTGCAAGAAATCTTCTGGTAATTGTAAATGATGTTTTAGAGATTGAAAAAATTACTGCAGGTAAACTGGAACTGGAACAAGTGCCGTTTGATGTACTTGATAAAGTAAACGTTGCTGTACAGTCGTTTCAGTTTAAAGCAGAGGAGAAAGGACTTCAGCTGGCATTAATTGTTCCAGATAAACAAAGCTTTACTGTTAGTGGAGATCCTTACCGACTTGGACAAATACTGAACAACCTGCTGAGCAATGCTTTGAAATTCACTCAACAAGGAAGGATTACTGTTACCCTTCAGCCAATCCGGGAAACAGCAGAAAAAATTCTGTTACAGTTTGATGTGGAAGATACCGGCATCGGTATTCCGGAAGAAAAAATACAAACCATCTTCGACCCATTTGTACAAGCCAGTACGGATATCTCCAGAAAATATGGTGGTACCGGTTTGGGCTTGGGTATTTGTAAGAACCTGGTAGAACTACAGGGTGGTCAACTCAGCGTGAATAGTGTTGTGAATAAAGGAACCAAATTCAGTTTCTACATTCCATATATCAAAGTCAATTCAGAGTTGGTTGCAACAACGACTGAAACCATTCAGGAAACCAATCTCCTCAAGGGTAAAAAAGTATTACTGGCAGAAGATGTGGAACTGAATAGAATGATTGCCCGTCATATGCTGGAATATTGGGGTATGGATGTAGTTGTAGCCGTGAATGGTAAAGAGGCTGTTGATCTGGTTTCAAAACAAGAATTTGACCTGATCCTTATGGATATCCTCATGCCGGATATGGATGGATTAGAAGCTACAGACCTCATCAGAAATATGGATGATGCTGAGAAAGCACGCATTCCAATCATTGCACTTACCGCAAATGCATTTAAAAAAGATCAGGAGAAATACCTGAAAGCCGGCGTAAACGCAGCTGTAACAAAACCTTATACAGAAGAAGAACTTTACTCAGCCATTCAAAAAATCTTCAGTACAAATAAGAAGAAGAAAGAGGGCAAGGCCAAAGCAAATACAAAAGCAGCGAAAGAAAACATCAATTTGTTTGACTTAAGCATGTTCAATGGTATTGCAGGACCAGGAACTGAGTTCCGCACAAAAATGGTTTTACTGTTCTTGAAAACTATGCCCGAAGACATGCAGTTGCTTAAACAGGCTTTGGAAAAAAGAGATGCGGATACCGTTTACAGAACTGCGCATCGTATGAAACCCACAATTGACACAATGGGCATTCAGCCTTTGAAAGAAGTAATCAGGCGCATTGAAATATTGGGTAGAGAAAAAAATCTCTCTGAAGAAATAGCAACCATGATTATGGAAACAGAGAAAGTACTGGAGAAAGTATATAAGCAATTAAGGGAGCAATTCAATGCGTAA
- a CDS encoding heme NO-binding domain-containing protein, with amino-acid sequence MYGIVNKAIEELVKENFGEEKWERIKVRSGVDVEFFISNEPYDDAITYQLASAVAEETDLSLREVLMAFGEYWVLKTGKEKYGGLMEAGGHNLKEFLVNLPVFHNRVMLIYPKLTPPEFKVSHIEESSIHVHYFSKRLGLQDFVMGLLHGLGKMYQTAVTVKLISSRDQGADHETFKVSW; translated from the coding sequence ATGTACGGTATCGTAAACAAAGCTATCGAAGAGCTAGTCAAAGAAAATTTTGGTGAAGAAAAATGGGAACGCATCAAAGTCCGCAGTGGCGTAGATGTGGAATTCTTTATCAGTAATGAACCCTATGATGATGCCATTACTTATCAATTGGCCAGCGCTGTTGCTGAAGAAACCGACTTATCATTAAGAGAAGTGCTCATGGCTTTTGGCGAATACTGGGTACTAAAAACCGGAAAAGAAAAATATGGCGGCCTGATGGAAGCTGGTGGCCATAATTTAAAAGAGTTTCTGGTTAACCTACCTGTATTCCATAATCGGGTAATGTTGATTTATCCCAAACTCACGCCCCCTGAGTTTAAAGTAAGCCATATTGAAGAAAGTAGTATTCATGTTCACTATTTCTCTAAGCGATTGGGACTGCAGGATTTTGTAATGGGCTTATTGCATGGTCTCGGCAAAATGTATCAAACAGCTGTAACGGTTAAATTGATCAGCAGCAGAGACCAAGGCGCAGATCATGAAACGTTTAAAGTGAGTTGGTAA
- a CDS encoding sigma-54-dependent Fis family transcriptional regulator: MLHHYLSLNPDYEVTVFNDEQSFFAQLHNKPDVVTLDYSLPKQTGEEVLKKIKHDSPDTDVLVVSGQEDVGTAVSLLQAGAADYIVKNEDTKDILWNVIIRLQQIKSLKTEVSELKSQLKHRYDINKMIIGQSDAMQKVFQLIEKAAQTNITVSITGETGTGKEMVAKAIHHNSSRQQYPFVALNVAAIPRDLLESELFGHEKGAFTGATGKRLGKFEEAHKGTLFLDEIGEMDLTLQAKLLRVLQEREITRIGSNTVVPIDVRIIVATHRNLTEEVKAKRFREDLYYRLLGLPISIPPLRERGNDIIVLAKHFLQQFCKDNQLPEKTCSTAAFDKLRNYSFPGNVRELKSIVELAAVMADGSNIEADNLTLFNNNKEADLLQEEMTLRDYERKIIQHYLEKYDYDILLVAKKLDIGKSTLYRMVQAGEIILKK; this comes from the coding sequence ATGCTGCATCATTATTTATCCTTGAATCCTGACTATGAGGTAACGGTTTTCAACGATGAGCAAAGTTTTTTTGCGCAGCTACATAACAAGCCTGATGTGGTAACGCTGGATTATTCATTACCAAAACAAACGGGCGAAGAAGTACTAAAAAAAATCAAGCATGATTCACCCGATACAGATGTATTGGTGGTTTCAGGGCAAGAAGATGTGGGTACTGCCGTAAGTCTATTGCAGGCAGGGGCAGCTGATTATATTGTAAAGAATGAAGACACCAAGGATATTCTCTGGAATGTGATCATCCGGCTTCAGCAAATCAAATCACTAAAAACAGAAGTTAGTGAATTGAAGAGCCAGCTCAAGCACCGATACGATATCAATAAAATGATTATCGGACAGAGTGATGCGATGCAAAAAGTGTTTCAATTAATTGAAAAAGCAGCACAAACCAATATCACGGTTTCCATTACCGGTGAAACGGGTACAGGTAAGGAAATGGTTGCTAAAGCCATTCACCACAACTCTTCGCGACAACAATATCCATTTGTAGCATTGAATGTGGCTGCCATTCCTAGAGACTTATTAGAGAGTGAATTATTCGGTCATGAGAAAGGTGCATTTACCGGCGCAACGGGCAAACGCCTCGGCAAGTTTGAAGAAGCACACAAAGGCACATTATTCTTAGATGAGATTGGCGAGATGGATCTTACACTCCAGGCAAAACTCTTGCGCGTACTACAGGAAAGAGAGATCACCAGAATAGGCAGTAATACAGTTGTTCCCATTGATGTTCGCATCATTGTAGCAACGCACCGCAATTTAACAGAAGAAGTAAAAGCCAAACGTTTTCGTGAGGATTTGTATTACAGACTTCTGGGTTTACCAATCAGCATTCCACCATTAAGAGAAAGAGGCAATGATATTATAGTACTGGCAAAACACTTTTTGCAGCAATTCTGCAAAGACAATCAATTGCCTGAGAAAACCTGCAGTACCGCTGCTTTTGATAAACTGCGTAACTATAGTTTTCCCGGTAATGTTCGTGAATTGAAGTCAATTGTAGAACTCGCAGCTGTTATGGCAGATGGAAGCAATATTGAAGCAGATAACCTGACCCTGTTTAACAACAACAAAGAAGCAGACCTGCTTCAGGAGGAAATGACTTTGCGCGATTATGAAAGAAAAATAATTCAGCATTACCTGGAGAAATACGATTATGATATACTGCTTGTGGCGAAAAAACTGGATATTGGCAAGTCCACCTTATACCGCATGGTACAAGCTGGAGAAATCATCCTGAAGAAATAA